The following proteins are co-located in the Pyrobaculum calidifontis JCM 11548 genome:
- a CDS encoding endonuclease III domain-containing protein, translating to MDLGEFIDAVDKTVELRLNEFIAPVVWRRGGNLFEMAVAVVLSQNTSDRNAFKAYDQLKRRLGEITPEAVLQLSEDELAELIKPAGMYRIRARNIRALADAFIRHKVTPEKLREMGPVEARKFLLSLPGVGEKTADVILVNLGLPAFPVDTHIRRIAKRWGIVGNHGEISRRFMEAVPPEKYLEVHLKLIQFGRDICTARAPKCHICPIGSKCPSYTRR from the coding sequence ATGGACCTTGGGGAGTTCATAGACGCCGTAGACAAGACCGTGGAGTTGAGACTAAACGAATTCATAGCGCCGGTGGTTTGGCGCAGGGGCGGCAATCTTTTCGAAATGGCTGTGGCAGTGGTGTTGAGCCAAAATACATCGGACCGCAACGCCTTTAAAGCGTATGACCAACTGAAAAGGCGGCTCGGGGAAATTACACCAGAGGCGGTCCTACAGCTCTCGGAGGACGAGCTCGCCGAGTTGATCAAGCCAGCTGGCATGTACCGCATAAGGGCCAGGAACATTAGAGCCTTGGCAGATGCGTTTATACGCCACAAGGTGACGCCCGAGAAGCTCAGGGAGATGGGCCCTGTCGAGGCTAGGAAGTTCCTCCTCTCTCTGCCGGGCGTTGGAGAAAAGACGGCCGACGTAATCTTGGTGAATCTGGGTCTTCCCGCGTTCCCCGTTGATACACATATAAGGCGGATAGCTAAGAGGTGGGGCATTGTGGGCAACCACGGCGAAATAAGCCGTAGGTTTATGGAGGCTGTGCCACCCGAGAAATACCTCGAAGTACACCTAAAGCTAATTCAATTCGGCCGCGACATATGCACAGCAAGGGCCCCCAAATGCCATATATGTCCTATTGGAAGCAAGTGCCCGTCTTACACACGTCGCTAG
- a CDS encoding ATP-binding protein, with protein MTCHIPTWPVASDKIALGGKSWIRAVESLIKLTSAYPMAVLLGRAGMGKSQVALEVCKRTNCIYIDFTEMGERSMANIAAVVAWRLLSRHGGREAKSRIVEAYRKFGYEGLLSLARGDPTWTLKAALELADTRVVVVIDELLPSAEDPKFFEAAYILHRIRNMNLPNASFLVTMLPEVYEKIVERIPPLGNLFLHVTVQLPDVIPEEEVEDLVSSFCPEKAELAKKILQEKPDITVRELLLELNNLPSRRFVELTPV; from the coding sequence GTGACTTGCCACATTCCCACTTGGCCTGTGGCCAGCGACAAAATCGCCCTCGGCGGTAAGTCGTGGATAAGGGCCGTGGAGTCGCTGATAAAGCTCACCTCGGCGTATCCCATGGCCGTGTTGTTGGGCAGAGCCGGCATGGGGAAGAGCCAGGTGGCGTTGGAGGTGTGTAAGAGGACCAACTGCATCTACATAGATTTTACGGAGATGGGGGAGAGGTCTATGGCGAATATAGCCGCGGTAGTGGCGTGGCGGCTGCTCTCCCGCCACGGGGGGAGGGAGGCTAAGAGCAGAATAGTCGAGGCGTATAGGAAGTTCGGCTACGAGGGTCTCCTTTCTCTGGCTAGGGGGGACCCCACCTGGACTCTAAAAGCCGCATTGGAGTTGGCCGACACGAGAGTGGTTGTAGTCATAGACGAGCTGTTGCCCTCCGCCGAGGACCCCAAGTTCTTTGAAGCAGCGTACATCCTCCACAGGATTAGGAACATGAACTTGCCCAACGCCTCCTTCTTGGTTACCATGTTGCCAGAGGTCTACGAGAAGATCGTAGAGAGAATACCGCCGTTGGGCAACCTATTTCTACACGTCACCGTTCAACTGCCTGACGTCATTCCCGAGGAGGAGGTAGAGGACTTGGTCTCATCATTTTGTCCAGAGAAAGCCGAGTTAGCCAAGAAGATTTTGCAAGAGAAGCCCGATATAACCGTGAGAGAGTTGCTCCTAGAACTCAACAACTTACCTTCGCGGCGATTTGTGGAGTTGACGCCAGTATAG
- a CDS encoding carboxypeptidase M32, with translation MIKSETVKQILEHYRVIWALSHAQGVMGWDSETYMPEEGIKARAIARAEISQLIQKFMLDEKFVKLIEKAEEEKDLTDVERGIVRVLKRDLKYYQRVPPEVVKEFAKVTSEAFVAWRNAKEKARFGLFAPYLEKIVELSRVIAEKLGYKEHPYDALLDLYEEELTSRDVEEVFSTLEPGVRRLLSKLEARGWPRRHPLEEMPYERPRVEAAIFEVLELLGYPKARFRVDVSPHPFTVGIGAPYDVRITVRFRGVDFREPLFSALHEYGHALYELNIDESLAFTPVGTGVSLGVHESQSRFMENIVGRSREFTGKIAPILRRHLPLEQYSDEDLYYYFNVVRPSLIRTEADEVTYNLHILLRYRLERLMIAGEVKVADLPELWNNEIDRLLGVRPRNDAEGVLQDIHWAHGSIGYFPTYTLGNVVAAMIYYKHGRVKQHIADGDFASIKEYLREKIHRWGAVYPPKELLTRSFGEAYNAEYLVKYLEEKYR, from the coding sequence ATGATAAAGTCCGAGACCGTGAAACAAATCCTAGAACACTATAGGGTGATTTGGGCGCTTTCGCACGCCCAAGGAGTCATGGGATGGGACAGCGAGACTTATATGCCAGAGGAGGGGATAAAGGCGAGGGCGATCGCGAGGGCCGAAATTTCGCAACTTATTCAAAAGTTTATGCTTGACGAGAAATTTGTCAAGCTGATTGAAAAGGCTGAGGAGGAGAAGGATTTAACAGACGTGGAGAGGGGGATTGTGAGGGTGTTAAAGCGAGATCTAAAGTACTACCAGAGAGTGCCGCCGGAGGTTGTCAAGGAGTTTGCTAAAGTCACCTCCGAGGCCTTTGTGGCGTGGCGCAACGCCAAGGAGAAGGCTAGGTTTGGCCTCTTCGCTCCGTACTTGGAGAAGATTGTGGAGTTGTCTAGGGTGATTGCGGAGAAGTTGGGGTACAAGGAGCATCCCTACGACGCCTTGTTGGACTTGTATGAGGAAGAGCTGACTTCAAGGGACGTGGAAGAGGTCTTCTCAACGCTGGAGCCAGGCGTAAGGAGGCTTTTGTCTAAGCTGGAGGCTAGGGGGTGGCCTAGGCGCCACCCGCTGGAGGAAATGCCGTATGAGAGGCCCCGCGTAGAGGCGGCTATATTCGAGGTCTTGGAGCTCTTGGGCTATCCCAAGGCTAGGTTTAGAGTAGACGTGTCGCCGCACCCCTTCACCGTGGGTATCGGGGCCCCCTACGACGTGAGAATCACCGTCAGATTTAGAGGGGTGGACTTTAGAGAGCCCCTCTTCTCGGCGCTTCACGAGTATGGCCACGCCCTCTACGAGCTGAACATTGACGAGTCTCTGGCGTTTACGCCTGTTGGAACAGGCGTCTCGCTTGGAGTACACGAGAGCCAGTCGCGCTTCATGGAAAACATTGTTGGGAGAAGTAGAGAGTTTACTGGAAAAATCGCGCCTATCCTAAGGCGCCACCTCCCCCTAGAGCAGTACAGCGACGAAGACCTCTACTACTACTTCAACGTGGTTAGGCCCAGCCTTATAAGGACTGAGGCCGACGAGGTGACGTACAACCTCCACATACTGCTGAGGTATAGGTTGGAGCGTCTGATGATCGCTGGAGAGGTTAAGGTAGCCGATCTGCCAGAGCTTTGGAACAACGAGATAGACCGCCTCCTCGGCGTAAGGCCGAGAAACGACGCAGAGGGGGTGTTGCAAGACATCCACTGGGCCCACGGCAGCATAGGCTACTTCCCCACGTACACGCTCGGCAACGTTGTGGCGGCGATGATTTACTACAAGCACGGCAGAGTAAAACAGCACATCGCCGACGGCGACTTCGCCTCCATAAAGGAGTACTTGAGGGAGAAGATCCACAGGTGGGGCGCCGTCTACCCGCCCAAGGAGCTTTTGACGAGGAGCTTCGGCGAGGCCTACAACGCGGAGTATTTGGTTAAATACCTCGAGGAGAAGTACCGCTAG
- a CDS encoding tRNA(His) guanylyltransferase Thg1 family protein, with amino-acid sequence MYINVAHVVSTLVRLNPKALEASYREREAVCEPAAPPFAVRLDGVGFGKRLRDFPHPRSRVVHEALVDTAKTLAATYGAELVHVVSDEINLIFLGQAPYGGRTFKIVSVLAAHAASELTARLARPLHFDGRVIRLRDRCDAATYVLYRARVGLNNYVVQLARGAGLINSHTPHIEELLPKVEIADFELAWGSTMKKEGGYRREGLCEALVALCDVCTSGTSPRGI; translated from the coding sequence GTGTATATTAATGTGGCCCACGTCGTCTCTACCCTGGTAAGACTAAACCCAAAGGCCCTCGAAGCCTCGTACCGAGAACGCGAGGCCGTATGCGAGCCCGCGGCGCCCCCCTTCGCCGTTAGACTAGACGGAGTTGGATTTGGCAAACGTCTAAGGGACTTCCCACACCCCCGGAGCAGGGTTGTACACGAGGCTCTGGTAGATACTGCAAAAACGCTTGCGGCTACGTACGGCGCAGAGCTTGTACACGTGGTAAGCGACGAGATAAACCTAATTTTCCTGGGGCAAGCCCCCTATGGGGGGAGGACGTTCAAGATAGTGAGCGTGCTGGCGGCACACGCGGCCTCTGAGCTCACCGCCAGACTCGCCAGGCCGTTGCACTTCGACGGGAGAGTGATAAGGCTAAGAGATAGGTGCGATGCCGCGACATATGTCTTGTACAGGGCGAGAGTCGGGCTAAACAACTACGTGGTCCAGTTGGCCAGAGGAGCTGGGCTAATCAATTCACATACGCCGCATATAGAGGAACTCCTCCCCAAGGTCGAAATTGCGGACTTTGAGCTGGCGTGGGGGTCGACCATGAAAAAGGAGGGAGGTTATAGGCGAGAGGGGCTATGCGAGGCGTTGGTTGCCCTATGCGATGTATGTACTAGCGGTACTTCTCCTCGAGGTATTTAA
- a CDS encoding phosphopantetheine adenylyltransferase, which produces MQLKFKNVVLGGTFDTLHSGHIKLLATATLIGERVLIGLTSDAFASSYKQYKVKPFSVRLANLKNLVSLIAPEKEVVYAEINDPYGPAAADPRLEAIVASVETLPRALQINDLRSERGLRPMEVIVISTVRDGYGHVLSSTYIRKVLEKMQQS; this is translated from the coding sequence GTGCAACTTAAATTCAAGAACGTAGTCCTGGGGGGCACCTTCGACACTCTGCACAGCGGCCACATAAAGCTGTTGGCCACAGCCACGTTGATTGGGGAGAGGGTGTTAATAGGCTTGACTAGCGACGCCTTTGCCTCCTCCTATAAGCAGTACAAAGTCAAGCCCTTCTCCGTGAGACTTGCCAATTTGAAGAACTTAGTCAGCCTTATAGCCCCCGAGAAGGAGGTGGTGTACGCAGAGATAAATGATCCCTACGGCCCCGCCGCTGCTGACCCCAGGCTTGAGGCCATTGTAGCCAGTGTGGAGACTCTGCCGCGCGCTCTACAGATCAACGACTTGAGGTCGGAGAGGGGGCTTAGGCCGATGGAGGTGATTGTAATATCCACAGTGAGAGATGGATATGGTCACGTCCTCTCCTCTACGTATATTAGGAAGGTCTTAGAGAAAATGCAACAGTCCTAG